A region from the Mycoplasmopsis phocirhinis genome encodes:
- a CDS encoding class I SAM-dependent DNA methyltransferase: MNSKINKEQLSKIIWDSANNARGNISQEQNKNFLLSLLFYKFLSQKQYNFLINQLKEYVENRQPNLDDINALNDENFDEDGKNKTFNLYSEGYQDIIEASKIELGYFIKPRYLFENWANNNTKLEIKEISDAVQYFYKNLSEQDEIRSLFEGVFDAYSNDIYKLGDPANATKYLNNILEKIKLISVEQQDFDVLGYIYQYVIKQFAGQLGKKGGEFFTPSEVSQLMSEIVARHLQNRQNISIYDPTSGSGSLLIKLGDMFAKYSKTKHKVTYYAQEYNSETYTLSKMNLIMHDINPIDIHVRNADTLKKDWPFFTKNNDESSYQLKMVDGVVANPPYSLNWEPDDAIGDPRFSEYGLAPKSKADYAFVLHSLYHLERDGIMAVVLPHGVLFRGGEWS, from the coding sequence ATGAATAGCAAAATAAACAAAGAACAATTAAGTAAAATTATTTGAGATTCAGCTAATAATGCTAGAGGCAATATTTCACAAGAACAAAATAAAAACTTTTTATTAAGTTTGCTTTTTTACAAGTTTTTATCACAAAAACAGTACAATTTTTTGATAAATCAATTAAAAGAATATGTTGAAAATCGCCAGCCTAATTTAGACGATATTAACGCTTTAAATGATGAAAATTTTGATGAGGATGGCAAAAACAAAACATTCAATTTATATTCAGAAGGTTACCAGGATATTATTGAAGCATCTAAAATTGAATTAGGTTATTTCATTAAACCGCGTTATTTATTTGAAAATTGGGCAAATAATAATACTAAACTTGAAATCAAAGAAATTTCCGATGCTGTGCAATATTTTTATAAAAATTTATCTGAACAAGATGAAATCAGATCTTTATTTGAAGGTGTATTTGATGCTTATTCAAATGATATATATAAATTAGGAGATCCAGCTAACGCAACTAAATATTTAAATAATATTTTAGAAAAGATTAAATTAATTTCAGTTGAGCAACAAGATTTTGACGTATTAGGTTATATTTATCAATATGTAATTAAACAATTCGCTGGTCAATTAGGAAAAAAAGGGGGAGAATTTTTTACTCCTAGCGAAGTGTCACAATTAATGTCTGAAATTGTAGCCCGTCATCTACAAAATCGTCAAAATATTTCTATATATGACCCTACCTCTGGTTCAGGTTCATTATTAATTAAACTTGGTGATATGTTTGCTAAATATTCTAAAACTAAACATAAAGTAACTTATTATGCTCAAGAATATAATTCAGAAACTTATACATTATCAAAAATGAATTTAATTATGCATGACATTAACCCTATTGATATTCATGTGCGCAACGCTGATACACTTAAAAAAGATTGACCTTTTTTTACTAAAAATAACGATGAATCATCATACCAGTTAAAAATGGTAGACGGTGTTGTTGCTAATCCTCCTTATTCATTAAATTGAGAACCAGATGACGCAATAGGAGATCCACGGTTTAGTGAATACGGTTTAGCACCTAAATCTAAAGCTGATTATGCTTTTGTGTTGCACAGTTTATACCATTTAGAGCGTGACGGTATAATGGCTGTTGTTTTACCTCATGGAGTTTTATTTAGGGGGGGGGAGTGAAGCTAA